In Solenopsis invicta isolate M01_SB unplaced genomic scaffold, UNIL_Sinv_3.0 scaffold_38, whole genome shotgun sequence, one DNA window encodes the following:
- the LOC120359943 gene encoding uncharacterized protein LOC120359943, with amino-acid sequence MSIPTNTKKEGTSGASTGARLGREGLGGAKSSSSPDLLSQDVSPAEGRDATKHIRGPSTGAGGLELFSPSGSLGSPKKKEIRKLQITLEDFMLKGGKASSAGSRPGPACSKGNKPSKCGPDATGIKPGSALGPLGPESDGGKKGPTIRPRLQGTTSPPPLRSASDEGPPKKGRGRPAKDPSHEGQFTAQALAKKAEAEKAKKLIRDHKAILNPEVEPSSERAARAKNDALERAEELEAQPMAAVAAVMTESLGMMAKSVERSNNIQGPIRKDLWRAYTDLTAGLTAIMSRNGEDNEARQRREESAALAKARAKWTAEKRKLEAELGQLRVRVALLERKPPTGTDVEGQTDVETQTDLDEDVSRALVGSLPPARRVQLWAWTWGSRSLPPGTPSNGGRHDHATQNRAEGRVRQNP; translated from the exons atgagCATACCCACAAATACGAAAAAGGAGGGAACTAGCGGCGCGTCCACGGGCGCACGACTAGGAAGGGAGGGGCTGGGAGGGGCGAAATCTTCGTCTTCTCCCGACCTTTTGAGCCAGGACGTCTCACCCGCTGAAGGGAGAGACGCTACTAAACACATAAGAGGACCTTCCACCGGGGCCGGCGGGCTGGAGCTTTTCAGCCCGTCCGGCTCCCTGGGGAGTCCCAAAAAGAAGGAGATACGGAAGCTACAAATCACCCTCGAGGACTTTATGCTCAAGGGTGGAAAGGCTAGCTCCGCGGGCTCgaggccgggcccggcctgTAGTAAGGGGAATAAACCCAGTAAATGCGGGCCGGATGCCACTGGTATCAAGCCGGGTAGTGCTCTCGGGCCTCTTGGCCCGGAATCG GACGGGGGAAAAAAAGGGCCCACAATAAGACCTCGACTACAAGGTACTACATCACCTCCTCCTCTTCGGAGTGCTTCTGATGAAGGACCTCCAAAAAAGGGTCGTGGCAGGCCTGCCAAAGACCCCTCTCACGAGGGGCAATTTACTGCGCAGGCCCTGGCCAAAAAAGCAGAGGCAGAAAAAGCAAAAAAGCTAATAAGGGATCACAAAGCCATCCTCAACCCTGAGGTTGAGCCCTCCTCTGAGCGCGCTGCAAGGGCAAAAAACGATGCCCTGGAGCGCGCCGAGGAACTGGAGGCGCAACCCATGGCTGCTGTTGCAGCAGTCATGACGGAAAGCCTGGGCATGATGGCCAAGTCAGTGGAGAGGTCCAATAATATTCAGGGACCGATCCGCAAGGACCTCTGGCGGGCCTATACTGACCTTACGGCCGGTTTGACGGCCATCATGTCCAGAAACGGGGAGGACAACGAGGCGCGACAGCGCCGAGAAGAAAGTGCGGCCCTGGCCAAAGCCAGAGCCAAATGGACGGCTGAGAAGCGCAAACTCGAAGCGGAGCTCGGACAGCTCCGCGTTCGAGTGGCGCTTCTCGAGCGAAAACCTCCCACGGGTACAGACGTAGAGGGTCAAACCGACGTCGAGACCCAGACGGACCTCGACGAGGATGTCTCGAGGGCCCTGGTGGGATCTCTGCCCCCTGCACGTCGGGTCCAACTGTGGGCCTGGACATGGGGGTCGAGGAGCCTCCCGCCTGGAACCCCCTCAAACGGTGGGCGGCACGACCATGCGACCCAAAACAGGGCCGAGGGTCGTGTCCGTCAAAACCCTTAA
- the LOC120359945 gene encoding uncharacterized protein LOC120359945, with protein MPNCRSHSQRSEASMQVQLSQVHLAHLADLALADPNLCSADPCDLLIGVDLYGEIFRDGIRRGASGQPFAQNTIFGWVVSGPTPVQRPNSQTLTTQQCSNSASLSLDKELRRFWEIEEIPRRVVLSPEEQRCEDHFVATHSRDVDGRYIVRLPFRHGPPIDIGSSRDVAERCLKRLIRRFKTNIELETEYSKFMSEYEALGHMRRAPSTPESSQTVYIPHHPVIREGSTTTHLRVVFNASSLTTNARSLNDLLLAGPKLQTDLAAVILRWRQFRYVYSADVAKMYRQISVDPRDIDYQRVLWVDRDTESIQEYQLLTVTYGTASAPFLALRVLRQLVHDDGHAFPLAISVLTENIYVDDVLFGADDIPSLRRIREQVCSLLERGRLALRKWSSNSVALLSDIDETDHGLACSRDLQPDEHLKVLGICWIPSADVFQFRVSCPSLIAITKRSILSTIAKVFDPLGWSTPVTISAKIFLQRLWQLHVEWDEPLSSDLVDQWETIRSSLLELDGLQLSRWTRRGSATPACELHGFSDASNYAYAAVIYLRLASVDGEVSSAMLVAKARVAPIKSLSVPRLELAAAVLLARLMEFVIESLQLSHVPCHCWTDSTVVLAWVSQHPSKWKTFVSNRVSEIQTRLPSATWRHISTIDNPADCASRGISGRQLASHPCGGTVRPG; from the coding sequence GTCCAACTCTCGCAGGTTCATCTCGCTCATCTCGCCGATCTCGCTCTCGCGGATCCGAATCTCTGTAGCGCCGATCCCTGCGATCTCCTCATCGGAGTCGACCTCTATGGTGAGATCTTTCGCGACGGTATTCGAAGAGGTGCTAGCGGGCAACCCTTCGCTCAGAACACGATTTTTGGGTGGGTGGTGTCTGGCCCTACACCTGTTCAGCGTCCGAATAGTCAAACACTCACGACACAGCAGTGTTCCAATTCCGCGTCGCTCTCTCTAGACAAAGAACTGAGAAGATTCTGGGAAATAGAAGAAATTCCGCGTCGAGTCGTTCTCAGTCCCGAGGAACAGCGATGCGAGGACCATTTCGTGGCGACTCATTCGCGCGACGTGGACGGACGATATATCGTCCGCCTTCCGTTTCGTCATGGTCCTCCCATCGACATCGGGAGCTCTCGCGACGTGGCTGAGCGCTGTCTCAAACGACTGATTCGGCGATTCAAGACGAACATCGAGCTCGAAACGGAGTATTCGAAGTTCATGTCCGAATACGAGGCGCTCGGACACATGCGCCGAGCTCCGTCTACCCCAGAATCTTCTCAGACAGTCTACATTCCGCACCACCCGGTTATTCGCGAAGGCAGCACAACGACCCACCTAAGAGTCGTGTTCAACGCGTCCAGCCTTACCACGAATGCGAGATCGCTCAACGATCTTTTGCTGGCCGGACCGAAATTGCAGACGGACTTGGCCGCGGTTATCCTTCGCTGGCGTCAATTCCGGTACGTGTACTCAGCGGACGTCGCAAAAATGTACCGTCAAATTAGCGTCGACCCGCGTGACATTGATTACCAGCGTGTTCTCTGGGTTGACCGCGACACAGAGAGTATTCAAGAGTATCAACTCTTGACGGTGACGTATGGAACCGCCTCGGCTCCCTTCTTGGCGTTGCGCGTGCTTCGCCAGCTTGTTCATGATGACGGTCATGCTTTTCCGTTAGCCATCTCCGTGCTAACGGAGAACATATACGTCGACGACGTTCTCTTCGGAGCCGACGACATTCCCTCGCTCCGTCGGATCCGAGAGCAAGTATGCTCGCTTCTCGAGCGTGGCCGACTTGCTTTACGCAAGTGGTCGAGTAACTCCGTCGCTCTCCTCAGCGACATCGATGAGACGGATCACGGTCTCGCATGCAGCCGAGATCTGCAACCGGACGAGCACCTAAAGGTTCTTGGAATCTGTTGGATTCCGTCTGCGGACGTCTTTCAATTCCGAGTCTCTTGTCCCTCGCTGATCGCTATCACAAAACGATCGATTCTCTCGACAATCGCCAAGGTGTTCGATCCATTAGGGTGGAGCACCCCGGTTACCATTTCAGCTAAAATCTTTCTGCAACGTCTATGGCAATTACACGTTGAGTGGGATGAGCCACTCTCGTCGGACTTAGTGGATCAGTGGGAGACCATTCGATCTTCGTTGCTAGAGCTCGACGGCCTTCAGTTAAGTCGGTGGACTCGACGCGGCTCCGCCACGCCGGCGTGCGAGTTGCACGGGTTCTCCGACGCGTCTAATTACGCGTACGCCGCGGTCATTTACCTGCGACTCGCGTCGGTGGACGGTGAGGTCTCGTCAGCGATGCTCGTCGCGAAGGCACGGGTCGCCCCGATTAAATCGTTGAGTGTCCCTCGCCTAGAGCTTGCGGCAGCCGTTCTGCTTGCCCGTCTCATGGAGTTCGTCATCGAATCGCTTCAACTCTCGCATGTGCCGTGTCACTGTTGGACGGATTCCACGGTCGTACTCGCGTGGGTGTCGCAACACCCGTCTAAGTGGAAAACGTTCGTTTCCAACCGCGTTTCCGAGATCCAAACTCGACTTCCGTCTGCGACGTGGCGTCACATCTCTACAATCGACAATCCGGCCGATTGTGCATCGCGAGGGATCTCGGGGCGGCAGCTCGCGTCTCACCCTTGTGGTGGCACGGTCCGCCCTGGTTAA
- the LOC120359944 gene encoding uncharacterized protein LOC120359944: MATRAVHLELIDGYSTPAFLGAYARFVARRGLPESMYSDNGTTFVGADREMTASFRAALRDPAFLKNRLRLHLLAFYTSRSPHFGGLWEAGVRSVKHHLRRVVGAHTLTFEELSTLLCGVEACLNSRPLAPLTDSLDDYEPLTPGHLLIGAALTSRPEPSLLSVNENRLTRWQLVQQLKERFWKLWQSDYINTLQQRAKWRRIQLPGIKLGQMVLLRNPLLPPCKWELGRVSQCHPGSDGLTRVVTIKTASAEYKRPLSKICVLPVEIDPADSEPDEP; the protein is encoded by the coding sequence ATGGCGACACGCGCCGTGCATCTCGAGCTAATCGACGGCTATTCGACTCCGGCGTTCTTAGGAGCGTACGCCCGATTTGTTGCGCGCAGAGGGCTCCCAGAGTCTATGTACTCAGACAATGGGACTACCTTCGTCGGCGCGGATCGCGAAATGACCGCCTCATTTCGAGCCGCTCTTCGCGATCCCGCCTTCCTCAAAAATCGCCTCAGACTCCATCTCTTGGCATTTTATACCTCCCGCAGCCCCCATTTCGGAGGACTGTGGGAGGCAGGCGTCCGGAGTGTAAAACACCACCTCCGCCGTGTGGTAGGAGCGCACACTCTTACTTTTGAGGAGTTGTCGACTCTCCTCTGCGGAGTTGAGGCGTGCTTAAACTCCCGTCCGTTGGCTCCGCTCACGGACTCGCTCGATGACTACGAACCGCTCACGCCTGGGCACTTGTTGATCGGTGCCGCTCTCACCTCGCGCCCAGAGCCATCATTGTTGTCGGTTAATGAAAATCGCTTAACTCGCTGGCAGCTCGTTCAGCAGCTCAAAGAGCGATTCTGGAAGCTGTGGCAGAGCGACTACATTAATACTCTACAGCAGCGAGCAAAGTGGCGACGCATTCAACTACCAGGCATTAAACTCGGGCAAATGGTACTACTTCGGAACCCTTTGCTCCCGCCATGCAAATGGGAGCTCGGTCGCGTGAGTCAGTGTCATCCGGGTTCCGACGGCTTAACTCGAGTCGTCACAATCAAAACGGCGTCCGCTGAGTATAAACGACCGCTATCTAAAATATGCGTTTTGCCGGTCGAAATCGATCCGGCAGATTCCGAACCTGACGAACCATGA